One window of Erinaceus europaeus chromosome 6, mEriEur2.1, whole genome shotgun sequence genomic DNA carries:
- the ACADS gene encoding short-chain specific acyl-CoA dehydrogenase, mitochondrial: protein MGELGLLAMDVPVELGGAGLDYLAYAVAMEEISRGCASTGVIMSVNNSLYLGPVQKFGSQEQKAQWVTPFTGGDKIGCFALSEPGNGSDAGAASTTARADGDSWVLNGTKAWITNSWEASATVVFASTDRAQKNKGISAFLVPMPTPGLTLGKKEDKLGIRASSTANLIFEDCRIPKENLLGEPGMGFKIAMQTLDMGRIGIASQALGIAQAALDCAVSYAEGRRAFGAPITKLQGIQFKLSDMALALESARLLTWRAAMLKDNKKPFTKEAAMAKLAASEAATAISHQAIQILGGMGYVTEMPAERHYRDARITEIYEGTSEIQRLVIAGHLLKSYRG from the exons ATGGGCGAGCTCGGCCTGCTGGCCATGGATGTGCCCGTGGAGCTGGGCGGCGCCGGCCTTGACTACCTGGCCTATGCCGTCGCCATGGAGGAGATCAGCCGCGGCTGCGCCTCCACGGGCGTCATCATGAGCGTCAACAAC TCCCTCTACCTGGGGCCAGTCCAGAAGTTCGGCTCCCAGGAGCAGAAGGCACAGTGGGTCACCCCTTTCACCGGCGGTGACAAGATCGGCTGCTTTGCCCTCAGTGAACCAG GCAACGGCAGCGACGCGGGGGCTGCTTCCACCACCGCCCGGGCAGACGGAGACTCGTGGGTCCTGAACGGCACCAAGGCCTGGATCACCAACTCCTGGGAGGCGTCGGCCACTGTGGTCTTTGCCAGCACCGACAGAGCCCAGAAGAACAAG GGCATCAGTGCCTTCCTGGTCCCTATGCCGACGCCGGGGCTCACGCTGGGGAAGAAGGAGGACAAGCTGGGCATCCGGGCCTCCTCCACCGCCAACCTCATCTTCGAGGACTGTCGCATCCCCAAGGAGAACCTGCTGGGGGAGCCGGGGATGGGCTTCAAGATCGCCATG CAAACCCTGGACATGGGCCGCATCGGCATCGCCTCACAGGCCCTGGGCATCGCCCAGGCCGCCCTCGACTGTGCCGTCAGCTACGCTGAGGGCCGCAGGGCCTTCGGGGCGCCTATCACCAAGCTCCAGGGCATCCAG TTCAAGCTGTCAGACATGGCGCTGGCCCTGGAGAGCGCCCGGCTGCTGACCTGGCGCGCCGCCATGCTCAAGGACAACAAGAAGCCCTTCACCAAG GAGGCCGCCATGGCCAAGCTGGCTGCGTCCGAGGCCGCGACCGCCATCAGCCACCAG GCCATCCAGATCCTCGGCGGCATGGGCTACGTGACCGAGATGCCCGCCGAGCGGCACTACCGCGACGCCCGCATCACCGAGATCTACGAGGGCACCAGCGAGATCCAGAGGCTGGTCATCGCCGGGCACCTGCTCAAGAGCTACCGCGGCTGA